A genomic window from Silene latifolia isolate original U9 population chromosome 11, ASM4854445v1, whole genome shotgun sequence includes:
- the LOC141614639 gene encoding uncharacterized protein LOC141614639, whose protein sequence is MAMRRLTLGVGKALSFWIEWRQAQPMGNRQGNARSRDKRVWIPPAVGQWKLNVDAAIMGEAGCGMGIVIRDHTGSVERVGVQQVRDRWNPDIAEAMAAGFGLRTAVQMGLDNVVLESDCLALITMLKSKFFPTNYFGRMGKVVSDLASNFSCISFNFTHREGNYVAHELAHLLPIDYSTRYWVGSIPERVEPFVELDALDLPG, encoded by the coding sequence ATGGCGATGCGACGACTGACCCTAGGGGTGGGGAAGGCGTTGAGTTTCTGGATTGAATGGAGGCAGGCACAACCCATGGGTAATCGGCAGGGGAATGCTCGGAGTAGGGACAAGAGAGTGTGGATTCCACCGGCAGTGGGGCAATGGAAACTTAATGTGGATGCAGCGATTATGGGCGAGGCGGGATGCGGTATGGGGATCGTGATTAGAGACCATACTGGGAGTGTTGAACGGGTGGGTGTCCAACAAGTGCGTGACAGGTGGAACCCGGATATTGCGGAAGCTATGGCTGCGGGCTTTGGATTAAGGACAGCAGTGCAAATGGGACTCGATAATGTGGTGCTTGAATCGGATTGTTTGGCGCTGATAACTATGCTAAAGTCGAAGTTCTTCCCGACAAATTACTTTGGGAGAATGGGGAAAGTAGTTTCGGATTTAGCTAGTAATTTCTCTTGTATTAGTTTTAATTTTACTCATCGTGAAGGTAATTATGTCGCGCACGAGTTAGCCCATCTCCTCCCGATTGACTATTCTACTCGGTATTGGGTTGGGTCAATTCCGGAGCGTGTCGAACCGTTTGTAGAGCTCGATGCTCTTGATTTACCAGGCTAA
- the LOC141614641 gene encoding F-box protein At1g10110-like: MAADWSAMTVDVLGVIALKLEAIEDFIYFSVVCRSWNSVATLIKNEWRAVPTPWLLLAENNTENPNCLRKVFNLENKKCYEMSLPETFGARCWGSAYGWVAMVDRNLDIQLFNPISKARIQFPSLETIPGLKLYDENIDKTKDDYIDRCLNVFLTNLVVLKVSQGVRHELDIVAFYSKKRVALARPGDQSWTSINVVVFCFNTLIIYRP; this comes from the coding sequence ATGGCTGCAGATTGGTCTGCGATGACTGTCGATGTTCTTGGGGTCATAGCATTGAAATTAGAAGCTATTGaagattttatttatttttccgtgGTATGTAGATCATGGAATAGTGTTGCAACTTTAATAAAGAACGAGTGGAGAGCTGTACCAACGCCATGGCTATTACTAGCCGAAAACAATACAGAAAACCCGAACTGTCTTAGAAAGGTCTTTAATCTCGAGAATAAAAAATGTTACGAGATGAGTCTCCCAGAGACATTTGGAGCAAGGTGTTGGGGTTCAGCTTACGGTTGGGTAGCAATGGTTGACCGCAACCTAGATATTCAATTGTTCAATCCAATCTCCAAGGCTCGAATTCAATTCCCGTCTTTGGAAACCATCCCAGGCCTAAAGTTATATGATGAAAACATCGATAAAACAAAAGACGACTACATTGATCGGTGTTTGAATGTTTTTCTAACCAACCTAGTTGTGCTCAAAGTGTCTCAAGGTGTTCGTCACGAGCTTGATATTGTGGCATTTTATTCTAAAAAGAGGGTAGCCTTAGCTAGGCCTGGAGATCAATCATGGACATCAATCAATGTAGTCGTCTTTTGTTTTAATACACTTATAATATACAGACCTTAG
- the LOC141614640 gene encoding F-box protein SKIP23-like gives MPSSDWSALPLDLLGNIAIKLETIEDFIYFSTVCRCWNRASSTIKHLWRGTPVPWLLLAENTKDNNPNCIRKIVNLSNNKCYKFPLPETSGARCSGSAYGWVATIDRHLNVQLINPITKARIQFPSLENIPGLHSYDQKIDKTKENYINWCLSGFVDKLVVLKAVSQSCRHEFVIVVFYLIKSVAMARPGDQSWTSILTDKSNGKMVDVMVMGDQVFGLYNGGRLVYWNANEFFNLEFVKQIDYSPIQRHIFEELYHRIHSIYLIQSGSELIMALRYKTEVPDETGRDFDYDIVYRTLGFELYKLNAITKLWEEIEELGDEALLLGCNSSMSVSNASRKCLQGGCMYFTDDETQFWHVPKEFAGHDMGVYDIKKNELCRFYEGDDTRCRTGPPTFFIPQF, from the coding sequence ATGCCTTCTTCCGATTGGTCTGCATTGCCTCTCGACCTTCTTGGTAACATTGCAATCAAGTTGGAAACTATAGaagattttatttatttttctacgGTATGTCGTTGTTGGAATCGTGCTTCGTCTACAATAAAACACCTATGGAGGGGTACACCAGTGCCGTGGCTTCTACTTGCTGAAAACACTAAAGATAATAACCCGAATTGTATTCGAAAGATCGTTAATCTTAGTAACAACAAGTGTTACAAATTCCCTCTCCCGGAAACATCCGGAGCAAGGTGCTCGGGTTCAGCGTATGGTTGGGTTGCAACCATTGACCGTCACCTCAATGTTCAACTGATTAATCCGATCACCAAGGCTCGAATTCAATTCCCATCTTTGGAAAACATCCCAGGTCTACATTCATATGATCAAAAAATcgacaaaacaaaagaaaactaTATTAATTGGTGTTTGAGTGGTTTTGTAGACAAGCTCGTTGTTCTTAAAGCGGTATCTCAAAGTTGTCGTCATGAGTTTGTTATTGtggtattttatttgataaagtcCGTAGCCATGGCTAGGCCTGGAGATCAATCATGGACATCGATACTCACCGATAAATCAAATGGTAAGATGGTCGATGTTATGGTCATGGGTGATCAAGTATTTGGTTTATACAATGGTGGAAGACTTGTGTATTGGAATGCTAACGAATTTTTCAATCTCGAGTTTGTAAAACAAATCGATTATTCACCAATTCAGCGTCATATTTTCGAGGAGTTGTACCACAGGATCCATAGTATATATTTGATACAGTCAGGTAGTGAACTCATCATGGCCTTACGATATAAGACAGAGGTGCCAGATGAGACGGGGAGAGATTTTGATTACGACATTGTTTATCGAACCCTTGGTTTTGAGTTATACAAACTAAATGCTATAACCAAACTTTGGGAAGAAATCGAAGAATTGGGTGACGAAGCATTGTTATTAGGCTGCAACTCTTCTATGTCCGTTTCTAATGCATCCCGTAAATGTTTGCAAGGAGGTTGTATGTATTTCACCGATGATGAAACTCAATTTTGGCACGTGCCAAAAGAGTTCGCCGGACATGATATGGGTGTTTATGACATTAAGAAAAATGAACTATGCAGATTTTACGAAGGTGATGATACGCGTTGCCGAACAGGCCCACCAACTTTCTTTATTCCTCAGTTTTAA
- the LOC141612281 gene encoding putative F-box protein At2g16290, translated as MASWTALPLDVLGAIAMKLETIEDFICFSAVCRYWNHVSTLIKHQWRPIPVPWLLLAENTHENPGCVRKIFNLANNKCYQLRLPETFRTRCWGSAYGWVAMIDTGFNCQLFNPLTKAHISFPSLKNIVIAPQTYEDEDDEEYICWLLTGSIVRVIVLKVSQNGHDEFAIMVLYKDWEAAVFARHGDQSWTPVLVRDSPRHASMVDVVAMNGHVFVLYEDGQIEFWNVEEFHHLGLVKPRKYSPNTSVVYASFKETGAETIYLVQSGSDLLMVLRCKIDLRYKVDDYAYRNNFFEVYRLNPKEKNWEEIEDLGDRALFVGGNASMCVSVTHATNLQPGCIYFTDDDYDCWEMQCKPSGRNMGVYDLKNEQVWQFYEGDDTHSNFCPPTLFIPQL; from the coding sequence ATGGCTTCTTGGACAGCATTGCCTCTTGATGTTCTTGGTGCCATAGCTATGAAGTTGGAAACTATAGaagattttatttgtttttctgcAGTATGTCGTTATTGGAATCACGTTTCAACCTTAATAAAGCACCAGTGGAGGCCAATACCAGTGCCATGGCTTTTACTTGCTGAAAACACCCATGAAAACCCAGGTTGTGTTCGCAAGATTTTTAATCTTGCCAATAATAAGTGTTACCAGTTGAGACTCCCAGAGACATTCCGAACAAGGTGTTGGGGTTCAGCTTATGGTTGGGTTGCAATGATTGACACTGGCTTCAATTGTCAATTGTTCAATCCGCTGACCAAGGCTCACATTAGTTTCCCAAGTTTGAAAAACATCGTTATTGCACCCCAGACCTATGAAGACGAAGATGATGAAGAATATATCTGTTGGTTACTGACTGGTTCTATTGTCAGGGTTATTGTGCTAAAAGTATCTCAAAATGGTCATGATGAGTTTGCTATTATGGTACTTTATAAAGATTGGGAGGCCGCAGTTTTCGCCAGGCATGGAGATCAATCCTGGACACCAGTACTAGTCAGAGACAGTCCTAGACATGCTTCTATGGTTGATGTTGTGGCGATGAATGGTCATGTATTTGTTTTGTATGAAGATGGGCAAATTGAGTTTTGGAATGTTGAGGAATTTCACCATCTTGGGCTTGTCAAACCTAGGAAATATTCACCGAACACGTCTGTAGTTTATGCATCGTTTAAAGAGACAGGGGCAGAAACAATATATTTGGTACAGTCTGGTAGTGATCTACTTATGGTGTTAAGATGCAAGATTGACTTGAGGTATAAGGTTGATGACTATGCTTATCGGAATAACTTTTTTGAGGTGTACAGACTAAATCCTAAAGAAAAGAATTGGGAGGAAATTGAAGATTTGGGCGATAGGGCATTGTTTGTAGGTGGTAATGCTTCTATGTGTGTATCTGTAACACATGCTACAAACTTGCAACCTGGTTGTATTTATTTCACCGATGATGATTATGATTGTTGGGAAATGCAATGTAAGCCGAGTGGACGTAATATGGGTGTTTATGACTTGAAGAATGAGCAAGTATGGCAATTCTATGAAGGCGATGATACACACTCCAACTTTTGCCCGCCAACGTTGTTTATTCCTCAGCTCTAA
- the LOC141612282 gene encoding phospholipase D alpha 1-like — protein sequence MKRLLHGILFATIDDIDKLQLGSGLALLKQGIEDPKRTWKTLLYKVKQYCTCDPQLTGYKLYATVDLDNVRVAHTQVKDTPSKPQWFQSFLIYCAHEVSEIIFTVKDENPVSATLIGRAHLSVDEVIYGARVNKWIPLVDEKRNPIGSQIRVNVQFSDVTRDPNWSKGIQTPNFGGVPSTYFKQKQGCKVTLYHDAHVSDTFRPKIELSRNMRYEPQRCWKDIFNAIVNAKYLIYIAGWSVYTNITLIRDPRRPNPGGLQNLTLGELLKKKAEEKDMKVLVLVWDDITSKKWIRQTFHESFSLMGTHDEDTVAYFRGSNVLCARCPRAPDKGRSVIQGVESEAVFTHHQKTVVVDCESTLGGNRRIVSFVGGIDLCDGRYDTQDHSLFRTLDTVHKNDFHQPNFSGSSIKKGGPREPWHDIHCRLEGAVAWDVLTNFEQRWKKQIEKRLLYSEAELKQRISSRQMTSREDGESWNVQIFRSIDGGSVVDFPSDPKKAAESGLVSDKGSIIDHSIQDAYVNAIRRAKNFIYIENQYFIGSSYGWNPEEKSENIPEVGALHLIPKELSLKIVSKIDAGERFSVYIVIPMWPEGEPESAIVQDILYYQRRTMEMMYTDIAAAIQRKKINAHPRDYLSFFCLGNREIKTPGEYVPGDKPETGSDYFRAQISRRFMIYVHAKMMIVDDEYIIVGSANINQRSMDGGRDTEIAMGAYQPRHLSAREAARGQVFGFRMSLWFEHLAQVHKSFNYPETLECMHQVNQIAEQHWKIYSSRDFSRDLPGHILPYPVQVTKDGRIMTLSDAETCFPDTKATILGSKSRDRPIPPVLTT from the exons ATGAAGAGACTGTTGCATGGAATTCTCTTTGCCACTATTGATGACATTGATAAGCTGCAACTTGGTTCTGGACTGGCCTTGTTAAAACAG GGTATTGAAGATCCAAAGCGAACATGGAAAACTTTATTGTACAAAGTCAAACAGTATTGTACTTGTGATCCTCAG CTTACGGGCTATAAACTCTATGCCACAGTCGATCTGGATAACGTAAGAGTTGCACACACGCAAGTCAAAGATACGCCTTCTAAACCCCAGTGGTTTCAGTCTTTTCTAATCTATTGTGCTCATGAAGTGTCAGAAATCATATTTACAGTCAAAGATGAAAATCCTGTTAGTGCTACCCTTATCGGTAGAGCTCATTTGTCAGTTGACGAAGTCATATATGGTGCACGAGTAAACAAATGGATCCCCTTAGTTGATGAGAAGCGTAACCCTATAGGGTCACAAATACGTGTTAATGTACAGTTTTCTGATGTCACTCGAGACCCAAACTGGTCTAAGGGGATTCAAACTCCAAACTTTGGCGGAGTTCCTTCCACATACTTTAAGCAGAAACAAGGTTGTAAAGTCACTCTGTATCACGATGCACATGTGTCTGATACTTTCCGACCTAAAATTGAGCTGTCTCGTAATATGAGGTATGAGCCACAGCGATGCTGGAAGGACATATTTAATGCTATTGTGAATGCTAAATACTTAATTTACATAGCTGGGTGGTCTGTTTACACCAACATCACCTTGATAAGGGACCCACGTAGGCCGAATCCTGGTGGCCTGCAAAACCTTACTCTAGGAGAGCTTCTTAAGAAGAAAGCCGAAGAGAAGGACATGAAAGTTCTTGTGCTTGTGTGGGACGATATTACTTCTAAAAAATGGATCCGTCAAACATTCCACGAAAGTTTTAGCTTGATGGGAACCCATGATGAAGACACTGTCGCTTATTTCCGGGGGTCCAATGTTCTGTGTGCTAGGTGCCCTCGGGCACCCGACAAAGGAAGAAGCGTAATCCAGGGAGTTGAGAGTGAAGCTGTGTTCACTCATCATCAGAAGACAGTGGTGGTTGATTGTGAGAGCACGCTGGGTGGGAATAGAAGGATTGTTAGTTTTGTCGGAGGCATTGATCTTTGTGATGGAAGGTATGACACGCAAGATCATTCTCTTTTTAGGACATTGGACACGGTTCACAAGAATGATTTTCATCAACCCAACTTTTCCGGATCATCAATCAAGAAAGGTGGACCGAGAGAGCCCTGGCATGATATCCATTGCCGGCTAGAAGGCGCTGTCGCTTGGGATGTACTGACAAACTTTGAGCAGAGGTGGAAAAAACAAATAGAGAAACGATTATTATATTCGGAAGCTGAGCTTAAGCAAAGAATTTCCAGCAGACAAATGACGTCCAGAGAAGATGGCGAAAGTTGGAATGTTCAAATATTCCGGTCAATTGATGGTGGATCTGTCGTAGATTTTCCTTCAGATCCCAAAAAGGCGGCTGAATCTGGCCTTGTTTCGGACAAAGGAAGCATCATTGATCATAGTATCCAGGATGCGTATGTGAATGCTATAAGACGAGCAAAGAACTTCATCTACATTGAAAATCAGTACTTTATCGGAAGTTCATATGGCTGGAACCCTGAAGAAAAATCGGAAAATATCCCTGAAGTCGGTGCCTTACATCTGATACCAAAAGAGTTATCCCTAAAGATTGTCAGCAAGATAGACGCGGGAGAGAGATTTAGCGTCTACATTGTGATCCCGATGTGGCCAGAAGGAGAACCCGAAAGTGCTATTGTCCAAGACATACTATATTATCAGCGAAGAACAATGGAGATGATGTATACAGACATTGCTGCTGCTATTCAACGTAAAAAGATTAATGCACATCCAAGAGACTATCTGTCATTTTTCTGTCTTGGTAATCGGGAGATTAAAACACCAGGAGAATACGTCCCTGGCGATAAACCAGAGACTGGTTCTGACTATTTCAGGGCTCAGATTAGTCGTCGCTTCATGATTTATGTTCATGCCAAGATGATGATAG TCGATGATGAATACATCATTGTTGGATCTGCGAATATAAACCAGAGATCAATGGACGGAGGAAGGGATACAGAGATCGCAATGGGAGCCTACCAGCCGCGTCACCTATCAGCAAGAGAGGCAGCAAGGGGTCAGGTTTTCGGCTTTAGAATGTCTCTCTGGTTCGAGCATCTTGCCCAAGTCCACAAATCTTTTAACTATCCCGAGACTCTGGAATGCATGCATCAAGTCAACCAGATAGCCGAGCAACATTGGAAGATTTATTCAAGCAGAGATTTCTCTCGCGACTTACCTGGTCATATCCTTCCTTATCCTGTCCAAGTTACTAAAGACGGCCGCATAATGACACTATCAGATGCCGAGACTTGTTTCCCTGACACAAAAGCTACTATCCTCGGTTCCAAGTCTCGTGATCGTCCTATTCCCCCGGTTCTCACTACATAA